From the Paenibacillus sp. MMS20-IR301 genome, the window CAATGATCGCCTGGAACATCGCACCGGGCCTGCGCCGCTCCTTCCCGTCCGAGCACTGGCCGGAAATCCCTCAGCGCTTGTGGGAAGAGGCCCGCGAAGAGGCTTTCGACGCGGTGCGCGATGACTACCCGCTGCAGCTGACCGGAACGGATATCGATCCGGCAGCGATCGAGATTGCCGAAGCCGCCGCGAAGAGCGCCGGACTCGCCGGTGAGATTACCTTCAAGCACATGGCCGCCGCCAAGGCCCGTCCTGAAGGCGAATACGGCTGCATCATCACCAATCCGCCATACGGCGAGCGGATCAGCAATGACAAGGAAGTCGAGAAGCTGACCCGCCAGTTCGGCGAGATGATGCTCTACCTCCCGACCTGGTCCTTCTTCGCGATCAGCCCGTACAAGGAATTCGAGCAATACTACGGCCGCAAGGCGGACAAGCGCCGCAAGCTCTATAACGGACGGATTGAGTGCCAATACTATCAATACCTGGGACCGCTGCCGCCGCGTAACATGTAGGGCGGGGAGTAGACGGACTGTTAGGTGCTGACAGGGCAGTAACTTGGCGCCGACATGCCGACATTAGGTGGCTGGATACCAACTTAGGTAGCTGGATATTAACTCAGGTAATTGGACTCCAACATTAGGTAACTAAACACTAACTTAGGTAACTGGCATTCCAGCAGCAAGCCTTAAGCTCCAGTGCAGTTATACTGCGCTGCGGGCTTAAGGCTTGTTTTGGTTTAATTTGCAAGTAACATTCGGGTACGCCGGGAAACTTCTCTCTCTACCATTAACTCAGACACCACAACTGCCACACTTTACACAGAACTCTCCCTTTACTTACTGCTCCAGTGCCACATCCGGCTCATTTGGCGGGACTTTCCCTCTAACCTCCCGCTACAACGCACATTAAGCAACTTTAAACAGATCCCCTCCCTCTACTTCCCGCTCCAACGCCGCATTTAGCCTGCTTAATGGAACTTGCGGGTTCTGATGAAGTTAGTCAAGAAATTTGGCCGGGACGCAGCAGTGTTCGAGTAGGTAGCTTAGCGTTACGGGCATGAGAGACGTCAATTGACGGGAACTCACCTATGGCAGGGTCTTGCGGACACCAGCGTCTGAGCCCTCCGCCACAATGTATAAATGCGCGTAACCCGCAGTGCCAGCAGATTCCCCCCACAACAAAACAACCCCCGCGAACCTGAGCGGAGGTTGTAATGCTAAACTAACCTTATTCCTTAACTGCCGGCTGTTTGACAAACGCCTGTGCCTTGGCCAGCACTTCATCTTCTGTCGGAGCGCTGATGTAACGGCCGTTAATATACACAAACGGGCGTTTGCCGCAGGGACCGCAGTAAGAGATGCAGCCTGTCTTGATCTCGGCATCCGGCGCCATCTTCAGCAGCTTGGGTACAATGCTTTTCATTTTGATATGATTGCATTCGTCACATATTCTTATATCGTTAGCCATGAAGCAACCCTTCTTTATGTCCTTAAAATAAAAGCGAGCAATTAGTGATCGCCATGATTTCCTTTAGACGGATTAGTAATAACGAAACCTTCTTCGGGCAGGTAGAGATAATCAATCTTCACACCGTCCAGCAGCGGCTGGTTCGGATCAAGAATAACGTC encodes:
- a CDS encoding DUF1450 domain-containing protein → MANDIRICDECNHIKMKSIVPKLLKMAPDAEIKTGCISYCGPCGKRPFVYINGRYISAPTEDEVLAKAQAFVKQPAVKE